The genome window GTCGCCAAGAAACCTGTCGTGATCAAATATAACGCGATCCGCATTACTTGAACCCAGGATCTGAGATTTGATCGCCGCCTGTTCGTCAGCTGTGGTATTCGTACCTTTTAGGCGCAGCGCCTCTCTGTTCAGAAGCGTGCGATAAATCCGGGGCCGGGGGACGCCCACGTCAAGCTCTCCCAGCCGCGCGAGGTTTTTGCGTAAAGCGATCAACAAACGCTCGGCATCGGTTCCGTGCGCGCCAATGTGGAATACGAATTGCATCGACGTGTCGGACCTGCCTGCTTGCCCAGTTTGGCCGGATCATAGGGCTGAATTCTGGACAGGGGAACCGGTTATGCGTTAAGGGCGCGTAAATGGTTGAGCAAAACACTCAAGTTAACCGAGCGCGCAGAATTGCGGTGCTTGATCGCTGGTCGCTGGGGGCGCTGGCGATTGCGCTTCTGGTCGCGCTGCCGATATGCGCGATCGGCTGGCTGGCGCTTGGTCCGTCGCAGGGTATCTGGGCGCATCTGTGGGCAACGGTGCTGCCGCGTTATGTTGCGAATACGTTGATTATCGTGCTGGGGACCGGGGCATTGGCTGCAACGTTCGGGACTGGTGCGGCCTGGCTGGTGTCGGCGTATCGGTTCCCGGGGCACGGCTGGCTGCGCTGGGCCTTGCTGTTGCCACTGGCGGTTCCGGGCTATGTGGGCGCCTATGCGCTGGTTGACCTGTTGGAGTTTGCGGGGCCGGTTCAGACGATGCTGCGCGATGGGCTTGGCATTTCCCTGTCCGGGATCGACTGGCTGCCGGGGGTGCGGTCGCGCAGCATGGCGATTCTGGTGCTGGCGGCAGCGCTTTACCCTTATGTCTATCTGATGACGCGTGCCGCCTTCGCCGAACAATCCGCCCTGGCCCATGATGTGGCGCGCACCCTGGGGGCGGGGCCGTGGCGGCGCTTTTTCCGTGTGGCCTTGCCCCTGGCCCGCCCGGCAATTGCCGCGGGCACGGCGATCATCATGATGGAGGCTGCCGGCGATTTCGGCGTTGTCGAGTTCTTTGCCGTTCAGACGCTGACGACCGGCATATTCTCAACCTGGTTGGAGGCCGGGAACGCCGCCGGGGCGGCGCAGATTGCTGTCATCGTATTGATCCTGATGGCAGGGCTGGTCGGAATCGAACGGTCCAGCCGTCGCCATCAGCGCCATTTCGGACTGGCGCGGCGCGACAAAACGGCCGAGACGACCGAATTGACAGGGGTTGCCGCCTGGGGCGCGACGCTCGCCTGTATCGTGCCGGTTCTGGTCGGATTTGCCCTGCCGGTGGGTGTTCTGGCCTGGCATGCGGCAGATCGGCCCGAGCGTTGGGTGGATCCCGGCCTGGGCCGCGCGTTGTTTCACACGCTGACGACCGGGGCGCTGGCGGCCGGGCTGACCGTTCTGGCGGCCTTGTTCCTGGTCTATGGCGTGCGTCAGTCGGGACGGCTGTTGCCGCGATTTGTGCTGCCGGTCACCACCTCAGGCTATGCCGCGCCGGGGGCGGTGCTTGGGCTGGGTCTGCTGATCCCGCTGGCGGCATTCGACAACCGGGTTGCCGATGCGGCTGTGGCGTTTGGGCTGGGCGATCCGGGCCTTTTGCTGACCGGTGGGGCAGGGGCCATCGTGCTGGCTTATGGGGTTCGGTTCTTTGCCATTGCGCAGGGGGCGCTGGATGGCTCTATGGGGCGCATTCCGCCCAGTCTGGGGATGGCGGCGCGCACGCTGGGGCGCGGGCGCGCGCGCACGCTGTGGCTGGTCGAACTGCCGCTGATGCGCGCCTCGGTGGCGACTGCGTTGCTGTTGATCTTTGTCGATTGCGTCAAGGAACTGCCCGCCACGCTGCTGCTGCGGCCGTTCAATTATAACACGCTGGCAACCCGGGTTTACGAGCAAGCCTCACTCGAACGGATCGGCGACGCCGCCCCGGCGGCACTGCTGGTTGTGGCCGTGGGGATCGGTGCCGTCATGGTTCTGGCCCGCGCAGCACGC of Paracoccaceae bacterium contains these proteins:
- a CDS encoding ABC transporter permease subunit; this encodes MVEQNTQVNRARRIAVLDRWSLGALAIALLVALPICAIGWLALGPSQGIWAHLWATVLPRYVANTLIIVLGTGALAATFGTGAAWLVSAYRFPGHGWLRWALLLPLAVPGYVGAYALVDLLEFAGPVQTMLRDGLGISLSGIDWLPGVRSRSMAILVLAAALYPYVYLMTRAAFAEQSALAHDVARTLGAGPWRRFFRVALPLARPAIAAGTAIIMMEAAGDFGVVEFFAVQTLTTGIFSTWLEAGNAAGAAQIAVIVLILMAGLVGIERSSRRHQRHFGLARRDKTAETTELTGVAAWGATLACIVPVLVGFALPVGVLAWHAADRPERWVDPGLGRALFHTLTTGALAAGLTVLAALFLVYGVRQSGRLLPRFVLPVTTSGYAAPGAVLGLGLLIPLAAFDNRVADAAVAFGLGDPGLLLTGGAGAIVLAYGVRFFAIAQGALDGSMGRIPPSLGMAARTLGRGRARTLWLVELPLMRASVATALLLIFVDCVKELPATLLLRPFNYNTLATRVYEQASLERIGDAAPAALLVVAVGIGAVMVLARAAR